The Argopecten irradians isolate NY unplaced genomic scaffold, Ai_NY scaffold_0053, whole genome shotgun sequence genome includes a window with the following:
- the LOC138311582 gene encoding uncharacterized protein: protein MAQPPGRRRRMPDDLNTYLSSIYFNLKQPGSFRSPKQLYRIVREKGQYDIGLTKIRNWLQTQDPYSLNRPVRRRFRRRKVLTGGLNQQFEADLMDVQNLAKYNENIRYILICIDVFSRYVMVAPLKDKTAGETMKGFTKIFEIRQAQKLHTDRGKEFTSNKIEKFFRDRGIVHFLSNNEPKASLCERFIRSLRNIMYRYFNAKQTYVYLPILDDLVNNYNHTPHSALGIAPADVTPENEVDVLIHQYFPEKKARKPKSVLKPRKLKSVFKFKLGDKVRISHLRRTFDRGYHETFTGEIFTVVERVYKQDIPLYKLRDYADRDVSGTFYQNELHKVVNPEDIQYRIEHVLKTRRRKGHKELLVKWLNWPSEYNSWIDEGTVVNL, encoded by the coding sequence ATGGCGCAACCCCCGGGCCGCCGCCGCCGGATGCCGGACGATCTGAACACTTATCTCAGTAGTATTTACTTCAATTTAAAGCAGCCCGGTTCGTTTCGCAGCCCGAAACAGCTGTATAGGATAGTTCGCGAGAAAGGACAATACGACATCGGACTGACTAAGATCAGAAATTGGCTCCAAACGCAGGACCCCTACAGCCTCAATCGACCCGTGCGCAGACGTTTCCGCCGCCGAAAAGTATTGACAGGAGGGCTCAATCAACAATTCGAAGCTGATCTCATGGATGTACAGAATCTGGCCAAGTATAACGAAAATATCAGGTACATATTAATATGCATAGACGTATTCTCTCGTTACGTGATGGTGGCGCCATTGAAAGATAAGACTGCCGGGGAAACCATGAAGGGGTTTACGAAAATATTCGAGATCAGACAGGCACAAAAGCTACACACGGACCGGGGAAAAGAATTTACTTCcaataaaattgaaaagttCTTTAGAGACCGTGGCATTGTGCATTTCCTTAGCAACAACGAACCGAAAGCTTCCCTTTGTGAGAGGTTCATAAGGTCATTACGCAACATCATGTATCGTTACTTCAACGCCAAACAAACGTACGTGTATTTACCTATACTCGACGATTTGGTGAATAATTACAATCACACACCCCACTCGGCATTGGGGATAGCTCCTGCTGACGTCACTCCCGAAAACGAGGTGGACGTGTTGATACACCAGTATTTTCCGGAAAAGAAAGCGAGGAAGCCTAAGAGTGTGTTGAAGCCCCGAAAACTGAAAAGTGTTTTCAAATTTAAGCTCGGAGATAAGGTTCGCATATCGCATCTGAGGCGCACGTTCGATCGAGGCTACCACGAGACATTTACCGGTGAGATATTCACGGTGGTCGAGCGAGTGTATAAACAAGACATTCCGCTATACAAACTAAGGGATTACGCGGATAGGGACGTTTCGGGTACCTTTTATCAGAACGAGTTGCATAAGGTTGTTAATCCGGAAGACATACAATATCGGATAGAGCACGTGCTTAAAACGAGACGTCGTAAAGGACACAAGGAATTGTTGGTTAAATGGCTAAACTGGCCCAGCGAGTATAACTCTTGGATAGATGAGGGTACAGTCGTTAATTTGTGA